In Vitis vinifera cultivar Pinot Noir 40024 chromosome 4, ASM3070453v1, the genomic window TTGATGGGCGCGAAGTGTGTGGGCCGCGGGCCCACGGTGGGTTTAGGCGGTAACAGTGTGATACAAAAAGAAACCGTCGTCCCACCCGAAACAGCAGAGGAGTTCGAAGACAGCACACAGATTCTCTATTGCTCTCCACGATAACCTCCGACACAAGCTGAAAAagcaaaaccctaaccctaactcCACCAAAACGATGCGTGTTCCTCTCTCTCAAGAATCTCTCTCCtcctctctcttttcttcttctataaATCCCGCCTCTCCTCCCTGAACCACATTGCTTCTCCTTCTACCCCATTCCAGCCGTGCCTTTTATTTTCACTCCTCCTATACTCTCCTTCACTTGTTACTATGCCTACCATTGATCTGGACGATATTGTGCCCAAGGTTTCACGATCTGCTGCTCTGCGTTTCTCGCCATTGCTCGTTATCAATGGCCTTTCTCGGAAGGCTTCTTTCTATTGGAAGCTTCCTCAACAGCCCATCAAGCTCTCTGTTCTCAAATTGGATGGCTCTTGTTTCCGTAATTTCGCTGTgtgcttttgatttttttttttaatcttttttttttttcatggagtgtttggttgctgaggaaATGTGGGAAAGTAAATAGATTGGAAAATTCCATTCTTAAGTTTCTCATTACTAGGACCTAACTCTCTTtgtatccatttttttttttttactaaatggctgtttggttgctgagaaaacttGGGAAGAAAATGGTGCTGAAAACGTGTTGGTGTTGGTAAGGTTTGTGTATGCGTGCGCGCGCGTGTAAATATGCTTTTTGAAATTCTCTTTGGAATAACCAGTTTCTGGAAACTGTGAACTATTTTGCATTTTCATTTTGGTCTTATGTTTAATGTTGTTTGTGTTTGGTTAAAAAGGAATAACGAAAACCTCGCTGAACTAAGCGAAATAGTTTTATTAGGataaattgaatggatttggtTTTCTCGATCTTAAACCATGAAActtcaagattcaaaattttagtttattttcttttcctatctCAGCAACCATATCGAGCCTAATGCTTATACCTGAAAGCCTTTAGGTCCTCTCTCAATCCCCAGACATGCATATCCACACAATGGATCAAATTGATTGAATTTAGGTGTTTGGTTTTACAGAAATTGAAGTAACAAAGACATCAACTGTTGCAGAGCTCAAGCAGGCAGTGGAGGATGCCTTTAGTCATTTGCCGAAGAAGGGACCTGGAAAGATTTCATGGTATTTTCATTGCCGCTACTCTCACATATTGGGGTaaagacacacacacacaaataaaaaatgaaaaagaaatgatattTGATTCTTCTCTTAGCATAGCTTCCAACAAACTTCTTTCCCATAGTGCACAAAATGTACATACATACACACAAAAAGGTCCTCATgtacacacacatacatatttGTATgcttatatgtgtgtgtgtatccAATAAACTTCTTTTCCATAGCATAAAAAGTACATACATACACTCAAATACGCCCTCATGTACACACACATATACATATTTGTATGCTTATATATGTGTGCGTGTGTGTATGAAAGTTTAGATCTTATGCACTAACTATATAGATGGTAGTTGCCAGCACATCAATTACTTCTTCAGTCCACAACATTGTATATTGTAGGTCTACCAGGTGCATTGGCCATGGTAATTTATATAAATTGCTGTTTTTGTTATGAGAAATTTTGTGTAGTACTTCTATTGAATtgctcttttcttttttgaatttttttgtggAGGCTGCATGTTTGGGGCCATTTCTGCTTATGTTATAATGATCAGAAGCTAGTAACTGAAACCGAGTATATCAAAAACTATGGGATCAAAGACGGTGATCAGGTTTGTGTTGGGTTTTCCTTCTTGTTCTTGGGATATGTTTGTTACAAGGATGTTGATCTCCTTTCTGAATTAGAGTTCTTAGAATGGTTTACTGTTGGGAAATGTATGTTGCGGATGAGAAAACTGTATTGCCTCTGTATGGATGTGTATTTGTCAACTTACCAGTTattgtatatatgtatacacacacacacatcatactgataaaattttcaatcctaTTGTGATTCACACTCTTTGTATTCCTCAAACCTCTGTGTTTCTTTCAATTGCTAgtgactttcaaacttaaaattGACTTGTTACTTGAATGAACTAGTTGAGAGGTTGAGCTTAACTGATTTCATCTTGGCTTTCTATTAATAGATTGATTTATTGGAAGCTTCCTTACACATGTAACAAGGGTTCTTCTATTTGAGCACTTGTTCAAGAATATGACCTTAGAAGTTCTTCTTTAGAGAAATGTGAACTAATGTGAGAGAAGCCTTAAGAAGGAAAAGGCTGAAAATTCCTGCGGTACGTATATCATACAAGAGCATTTTCCTCTAACAAAGTTAAAGAGGTCATGCATAgaagaaatttttataaatcatcCAAACATTTTAAGAATCTAAGAGCCTATTTGGGAATTGTTTTCTAGACTTGAAAACACGTTTGATAATTTTTCgacagaaaacaatttttgaaaacttgttCTGAAAACAAGGTGTTTTTTTATAAcatgttttaattgttttttagttattttcaattgttttgtgggatctgttttaaaaaataattgtacaaatatggaaaatgattgaaaataaagtattatgtataaaagttatttaataaagtactatgtataaaagttatttttaagaaatatttggaaaCGTAGAAAACGGGGTTGAGAGCATTCCAAGTTCCCtaacagacttttgttctagAGAACATtagataactatttttaaaaattgttcttaaaaactgttttttgataattgttttaaaaattgttcccaAACAGGCCCAAACTTCCCCATTTCATTACTAATTTCATATATGGTTTTGCCAAAGGAAATCATATGCTGCGAGTTCATTAAtatcaaaatgcttttgtttaaagatttatttatttttgataagtacTTTTGTTTAAAGATTTATTATTCTCATGATGTGGTCTGGTCCCAGTAAAATTCTAAGAAAAGGTATTTAGGTGACTTGTGGTCCATGTAACGGGATATCAGTGGCCAAAACTGCACTAGCACACTGGAAGAGGCATCCAGAGGTGTGGGTTGTTCCTGGGGTTCAATTCTTAGTGTTGACTAGAAAACAAGAACATAGGTGAGAATTGGACATGGATGGAGATGAACAAATTTGTAGTAGAAGTGAGCAGTCTGGGTCAAGACACTTTTTTTTGCAGTGAAAAACAAAGTGAATAAACAGGCTAATTTGTAGTTGCTCTCTTTTCAATGTCTGGAGATTGAGAAGAATCTTTTTTctagattgaaatttgaggaCGCTTTGACTTTTCAGATGATTGGATTGTCAATGACTTCATTCTCCTTATAGAGATTAAAGAAGCTAACTGTAGCTAGCAATTGAATCTTTGAAGTTCCTTGCAAGTAGGGCATCTTACCTTGTATAGGAGCACTTTGCTTTAGCATACTTTTAGATTATCACAGATTCACACTTGACTTGGGGTACATGGTTGGGCATTTGAGGTTAAATTCTTATTGTTCCTTAGTTTTCTTGTACATGTTCAAAGATATGTATCCCATTCCTGCTTCTATGCATCTCCTTGTTTTTGTAAACTCAAAAGATGTTTAATGTAGATTATCAGAGGTGCACACTTAGGCtaagttttttctttgttgtggAAGGTGCAGCTTCATTTTGTCCGGCATCAATCAATCAACTATAACTTGAGAAAAAGGCGACAAAAAAGGCGGTGTGGTGCTTTGACACAACCCAGAATGTAAGCCTCTCTGCATAGTTGTTCTCTTTCTGTGATGAGCTATTCTAGCTATCTATAGTTTTTACATAGAGATACACAATCCCCAATCAGTGGCTACAGAGATTAGGATTGACTAATAGCCAGTTTTTTGGCCAGTCCAGAAGTGAAGAGTGCCTTGTTGTTTGTTGCTGGAGAATTTTCCACCCTGCCCTTTTGCCTTTGCTGCATGGACCAAATTGATCTTTTAGTGGAAAGGGCATGTATCACCAATTGGGCAAAATAGTGCTGGGAAAAGGGGCTGATACCACATCCAGTGCCCCTGTAGATTGCCCAGTTTTTATTAACAACAGACCAAATAATAAGAGGGGCACACCAATCATTTTGTTGAAAACATGGGAAATTGAATTAGTAGTAACATCCTGTAGCTTTTATTCTGTAAATGACAAGTATGCTGGCTCAAAAGCAACTGAAAAACTGTAATGTATATGATATGTTGGTATTACTGCCTTCTTTGAAGGAGGCACAAGTGAAACACGGTATGGTAGGATATCCTAGAAGTTCAAATGACTCTTAGATTGTCACTGAAATGCAGTCTTAGGCTCTATGCTTAAAGATGTGACTTCTTGTCTACACATCATGTGAAGATATGGCAGCCAAAACTGGAAGTTCCAGTCTCCGTTGCTTATTAACCAACAGGTAAGAGGGAGATCCTGGTTTTATTTCTCCAATGTGTAATGTATTGGTCTAAAAGAGGTTTGGAGGTTGAGGCACCTAACCTCCAGTTTCAAATGgaatttctcttaatttgaaGGTCGAAGAGCCTAGGTGATACTGAAGCTGGTGAATGTGAACTCCCTTAATTTGAAGGTTGAAACTGGGAAAGTCAAAATAGGTTGGTTTGGGACATTCCTTAAAGATGTGCTCAGTCCTGgttgattaaaattttatagtATCGATTGGGTTTGCACCATGCACAATCTAGCACCttgttcattttatttatgGAAGATGTAGACCAAAAAAAATGGGACTAACCTTGTGATTCTAAGGTCGTCCTGCAGATCAGATGGCTGTGAAGAGAAAGAATCCAATGGCGAAGAAGATGATAATCAAGAGAATCAGAAGAAGGAAATTTTCAGAAAACGGGAGAAGTTCAAATTGTCAATGTTATTGGGTGGTTGGTTCTCATACTCCAAACTCACAAGCCCAGGAAGAAGGAAATATGAAGGCAAGACGAGTAAATCAAAATTTAGCAGTGGCTTGTTGGGCAGTTTTAGAAAGATGGTACGGATTTACAATAAGAAATCCGCCTTCTCAAAGAATGGCATGGAGAGAGGATTAATGGGGTCCAAGTAAAATGCACTACTGAGGGTATTTGAATGGTTAAATTTCATCGGCTTCAAATTGGAAAGCTGTGTGCTGATGCTGTGTTGGAAAGATCATACATGGAGAGAGGATAAGTTCAATTAAAATGCACATTTCTGAGACTGCCTGCCTGGAGATTTTTGTTTTGTTCAACCATTCTTCAAATCAACAATATGCTATTGAAACTTCTCTACTTGTTGAAATTTTGCTTACAAAGCAGAATGAATGTAAATGAGTAAGAGTTTGGTTGGGTCTATACGGTTAATCATCCACTAGATGCTCTACTGGGATACCCTGAGCTGGTGTTTGGTTTTTCTGTTTGGGCTAGAGTCACGAGGTGCATTATGCAGTATACCTGtgaaataaaggaaattaattacaaatcaCTATGATTAGGAAAATTTTTGAGTATTGAACTGATACCTATTTAACATACAATCCTGACGGTTGAAAGGGAATTTAACTTGTTCAATGGAAGTACAAATAATGTGACATTAAAAAAGTAAGGATTGGATACAAACAATGGATTCAACTTGATACAAAGCACTACAATTGAGATGAATACATGATGTGAAATCCACTTGGGGCCACTGACCACTAGAAATGATGAAATCCATAGACACAATTTTACGGTGAAAAATTAATCCTCGGATACTAACTCAATGCTTTAAGTTATAGTAATAATTTTCTGTATTTTTCTTTATGGAAGGCATTTTAACTTAGGTGCTGCTTTCCAGACCTAGGGTCCAattttatcttctattttttttagtggaatGAAAAACCCACAAAAGAGTGGGACAGTTGCTCAGTTGCTCCACAACCTCATCAATTTGTGTGGCATAGAATGAGATAGCCTCTTCTCTCCCTTTCCCGTCCTCCAAACAATACAAGCAAAATCAACACTCGTACATTCCAGAGATAGCGCTAAAACTAGCAACAGCCATGGCTAACATGATCGTGGCTTCCACCAAAACCCTAATCACCTCCtccccctccctccctcccaccaccaccacccccaGACCCAAATTCCACCTTCCCCACATCTCTCTCCCCCGACTCCCCAAACTCCTCTCCCTCAAATCCGCCGCCCTCATCGCCgctaccaccaccacctcccTCTCTCTCGCTCCACTTCCCTCCATGGCAGAAGAGATCGAGAAGGCCGCCCTCTTCGAATTCAACCTCACCCTTCCCATCATGATGGCCCAGTTCCTCCTCCTCATGGTCGCACTCGACAAGATCTACTACTCTCCCCTCGGCAAATTCATGGACGAAAGAAACGCCGCTATCAAGGAAAAGCTCAACAGCGTGAAGGACACTTCCGGCGAAGTGAAGCAGCTGGAGGAGCAGGCTGCGGCTGTGATGAAGGCGGTGAGGGCGGAGATATCGGCGGCCCTCAACCAGATGAAGAAGGAGACGGCGGCGGAAGTAGAGATGAAGCTGGCGGAGGGGAGGAAGAAGGTGGAAGCGGAGCTGCAAGAGGCTTTGGCCGTTTTGGAGAAGCAGAAGGAGGACACCATCAAGGCTCTTGATTCTCAGATCGCTGCTCTGAGTCAGCAAATTGTGAACAAGGTCCTTCCCCtctgatcttttttttttttttttcctttttccaaatttaattttcatggcCATCATGGgaaacaaatttaatttcctattATAATGGATTTTGTGTAGCATATATATAATTGCAATGTAACCATCTACCCATGTGGAAATTTTTGGGGTCACTTCCAAATGAATGACAAATATGGGTTGATGAATCCTCTTAACAAAAAAGGGATTGAAATCATGGGAAATGACAAGATGATTATGTTCTTCTATGTATTTTTTCTCCGGTGTCATACTTCATCACTTTGGATTCaccaaacaataaataaatttaatgatattgatttttatttctaaaattagaattaaatatgttaataaGGATCCTTTCGTAGTAAAGTAAGCTTTTAATTTACAGTTCTAGGCTATGTTTGTTCCTCAAAATTCCATCcatggaaagaagaaaaagaaaaaaaatatgaaaaataaagaatagattctaattcaataaattatttttatatatttttttaatcatgctTTCTCTTTTATCTTATCTATCTTTATGTTATATCATTATGAAAGggtgtgaaaagaaaaaaattgtcattatGAAAGGGTACGAAgataaaccaataataataataaatttatttgtttcctTCCACGGGCTCAAtccttttttttaagtaaaagattgcattgtgaatttttttttcccaatagaaaaaactagccaaaaatacataaaacaaaCCCTCAAATGGTGCATCATATGATAAAATTGAACTAAACTGTCCATTTAGTCCATGTTTGATCCttgaaaagtattaaaaaaaatgataagaaaaatagttttttatttggtttcaatatataaaatatgaaaaaaaaaatagctaaaaatttacatgaattaaatttatttatttgataatacaACAgtgaaaataagttaaataagtttaaccaaacttataaaaataatttattattttttaatctattttttgttttcgttcccttttttttttttttctcatatttcccCTAACGTTATGCTATTAtggtaaggaaaaaaaaatcttgttttaaGGTTGGTACTAAGAAGGGTATGACTGTTGGTGAATTTAGGTGAGGaaaagaggagagagagaggaagagcaGAAATGGAGAGATGAGTAGAGGAAGAGATTTGGTGAGAGTAATCTAAGAGGGAAAAAGAAGGCTCGAGGAGTTAAAAATTGGATagaaacaatatttatatttaaaaattgatacaattattttaattttaaaattattttgaaattcattttaaaaatgaatacaattattttacctaaaaattatttatacttACAACATCAcattaatggaagaaaatactctatttttttatcttacttttataaaatcatttttttaattcaaccaaatttgtgtttttaaaacataaaagttttgtcaaaattaagttttcaaacataattttttatttaaaaatactaaaaattgtttataaaaatagtttcaaagacgttttaaaaatacttatcaaatataatctaagtattcttttttaaatagttttattatattatttattataattttgttttatttgtagtttaatgaaaattttgtgggttgaaattttgaatatttccTTTTTGTCATGCAGCATTAGATGCCAAGGTTTAGGTAGGTTTTGTTCCCTTACAAAAGGAGGGGTGCAACATGGTTAGAGACCACAAGTGAGAGTTTTGCAAAAtcattgtatattttaaaaCCCACCTATAAATCAATgcttaaaatcttattatacaatttgatagtaatttttaaaaatatttctaatttttttaatatttaaaagataaaattttttaaatgttaaaattattaaaaacgtTTCTTAAAAATGTTATCAAAACGACTTTTAGAATAAGTTCGATATCAATTCTTATAATAAGTTTGATactgattataaaaaatatttttaatctttttaatgcttaaataataaaaattttcaagaggTCTTAATCCTGTTGAATCAGTGAAATATACTTCTAACACCGATAAGAGGGCATTGATGAAGAAAAGTTTCGGTTATATGAGTTATGAGGCCAGAAGGTGAATGAGTGAATCAGGCATATAATCCATACCTTTGGGACGTCACTATCAATCACCACCACTTGAGAAATCTCTTTCCTTTTctgaattcaataatttttcccCTCTCGCTTTCATCATTCTCCATAAATTCAAATCCagagaatttagaaaaaaaatccttctcCACCAGTCTCTTCTCTATTTCAATAGCATCGCGGACAGAGTGTTGGTAATCTCATCCTAATCCCATAACTTATCctcaataaagaaaatattcgGACGGGGTTGGGGATAAGTATTAGAATTTTCCATATCCACCTTCTCCAtcttatttattcaattttttatttttaacatttttaaaatttttaattacattcaaaataaacataattcataaatataaatatatttatatatattataaatttttataatttattttttaaaataaaaattaaatttatatatatatgggaaaGGGTGAGAGGAGAAGATACCCTAATTTTACTTagattaatataataaaataagtctaatttggaattaaaaatatttttatttaattttaggaattaatgatggtttaggaaatattgaagaattattttcctaaatTGGTTGAGAGCTAAAATTTCGTGCGGGGGATAGGAtctctttaaatttatttatttgaaatatttatttaattattttcattttgaaactaGGATTACTAGATAAATTAGTTCCAATTTCAACTATGATTAAAGGTGAAATATTTccataataattttgaaaaattagaatgcgtttgacagtgattataagaagtatttctaacatttttaataattaaaaaatgaaaattttcaagtattatagagattaaaaacactttttaaaattactaccaaacgcACTCTTAGTAGTCAATTAGTTTCTTTGTGGAACTAGGtgacatttgtttttttggtgaatagaaaaaatcaaatgttttttgattgaatagaaaaaatcagatgttttttttattgaatagaaaaactCATAAtgttttttagttgaatagaaaaaaatcaaatattttgactttttctattcaattaaaagtaatttattgatatcaaccaacataactaaattgaatctattgataacaagttcactttaattatgttggttgatattGTTATTTTGGATATCACAAATGTATggtcaaataattatatataataaataaacgaGAAGGTAAGTAAATATTGAATCTTACAAACGGTTGATCGAGGTTACAGTTTGACTCTATGTCCTTAAGACGAATTTGCTCCACACTGGTGCTTACGGTTTGTTGACAATCATCTCCTAGGATACAACGATCAATTTCTTGTGATAGTAGCACTCCAAAATCACAAGAAACAACGAATCACTTGATGACTTGAACTCTCTTGAATACCAAACACTTGGAAGAAAGAAGGAGAAGTGGAGAGAATTGATGATGGAATGAATGAGAAATGCCAGGGGGAGGAGGGGGctatttataggttttctgGTGACTCTTAGAAGAGATGGTCTTTTCCCGGATTATTAGTGAACCTACTTAGTTTATTAATTGCGTAAGCTATGTCTGGACACGTGCAGTTCATGACATACATTAAAATACCAATGATACTAGAATATTCCAACTGGTCAATTACTAGACCATTATTTTTAGCTAAATGTAGATTTAAATCTATTGGTGTCTTAATTGGACTATTATCATATTGGTTAAACTGTTTAAGAATTTTCTCAATGTCTATCACAATGTATACATATTGCAGACACTGGTTTTGGCCAACATGGAATGTCTTCTAGAAAATTATGAAGTCATTCTACTTCTTCCCCTACTTTATCTAAAGCAATAAATTCAGATTCCATCGTTGATCTTACAATACATGTTTGTTTAGATGACTTCCATGATATCGCAGCGCCACCAATTGTGAATACATATCCACTTGTGGACTTTGAGTCATTCGCATCAGatatccaatttgcatcacTATATCCTTCTAGTATGGTTGGATACCTTAAATAATGAAGTCCATAGTTTAAGGTGTATCTTAGATATCTAAGAACCCTAACCAACACCTTTCAATTGCCTTTTCCCAGATTATTAGTGAACCTACTTAGTTTATTAACTGCGTAGGCTATGTCTGGACGTGTGCAGTTCATGACATACATTAAACTACCAATGATACGAGAATATTCCAACTAGTCAATTGTTGGACCATTATTTTTAGCTAAATGTAGATTTAAATCTATTGGTGTCTTAATTGGACTATCATCATATTGGTTAAACCATTTAAGAATTTTCTCAATGTAATGACATTGAGATAATATTAGTCCATTGGATGTCTTGGCTATTTTTATACCTAAGATCATGCCTGCGACACCCAtgtctttcatatcaaaataAATGGTCAACATTTTCTTGGTAGCTTTAATGACATCATTATTGCTACCAATAATTAACATATCATCCACGTATAGGCACACAATGGCATACTCAGTTTGTGTATTCTTTGTATATACACACTTATcacattcattaattttaaaatcatttgacaacattactttttcaaatttctcatgCCATTGTTTTGGTGCTTGTTTTAGCCCATATAAGGACTTTATTAGCTTACACACCTTCTTTTCTTGTCCAGGAGCAACAAACCCTTCAAGTTGTTCCATATATATTTCATCTTCTAACTCGCCATTTGAAAAGGTtgtcttaacatccatttgatgaatttccaaattatgcaATGTTGCGATTACAATTAACACTCTAATAGATGTTATTCTTGTAACCGGTGAATATGTATCAAAGAAATCAAGGtctttcttttgtttaaatcctttgCCTACCAATCTAGCCTTGTACTTATCTATTGTTCCATCaggcttcatttttttttcttgaagatTCATTTGCAACCCAAAGGTTTATTTCCTAGTTGTAAATCCACCAATTTCCATGTGTGGTTATGCATGATGGATTCAATTTCATTATTGATAGCCTCTTTCTAAAATGGGGCTTTTAGTGTGACATTGCTTCTTTGAATGTCTTGGGTTCGTTATCCAATATGTAAGTTAGATAATCCGGGCCAAAAGACTTTGTCTTCTTGGCTCTCTTACTGCATTTTGGTTCTTCCTCATTTTGATGATTACCATTTTCAGTATCATAAGTTCTCTTATTTGAacttatttcttgtttttctttacaaggaaaaatattctcaaaaaatgaTCGCATTCCTAAACTCAATAATTGTATCTTCATGTATATCAAAAATGTCGGACTTATGTACAAGAAAACAATATGCACTACTATTGTTTGCGTATCCAATAATTATACAATCAATAGTTTTAGGCTCAATCTTAACTTGTTTAGGTTTTGACACTCTTACTTTAGCCaaacacccccacactttcaAATATTTGTAAGAGGGTTTGTGAccttccataactcatatgaaGTTACATCCTTATTCTTGTGTGGGATCTTGTTAAAATGTGGTTTGCAGAAATAATTGCTTCTCCCCATAAGTTTTAGGGTAGACCCGAACTTATCAACATAGCATTCATCATTTCCTTTAATGTACGGTTCTTGCGCTCAACAACACCATTCAATTGAGGTGAATAAGAAGCAGTAGTTTGGTAGATTATTCCATGTTCTGAACAAAATTATCCAAAAGAAGCTATATACTCTCCACCTCTATCACTTCTTATTGCCTTAATCTTTCTACTAAGTTGATTTTCAACCTCATTCTTATAGTGTTTAAACACATCTAAGGCCTCATATTTGCTTCTTAGCAAATACACATAACAGTATCTTGTACAATCATCTATAAAGGTAATAAAATACATTTTCCCTCCTCTTGTTTGTACAAACTTTAAGTCACATATGTCACTATGAATTAAATCCAAAGGTTTTGTGTTCCTTTCAATTGAATGAAATGATGGCTTAGTCATCTAGGCTTCCACACACACTTCAcatttatgtttaaaatcaaTGTTAAAAGAAGGCAACAAATTCATGTTAATCaacatttttaaagttttattgtTAACATGTCCTAACCTATCATGCCATAAAGTAAACGACTCAATCAAGTAAACAGAAGTACTtgctttattattattgaaatcaagCTTAACAGTCATTACATTCATCTTAAACG contains:
- the LOC100250997 gene encoding uncharacterized protein LOC100250997 isoform X3; this encodes MPTIDLDDIVPKVSRSAALRFSPLLVINGLSRKASFYWKLPQQPIKLSVLKLDGSCFQIEVTKTSTVAELKQAVEDAFSHLPKKGPGKISWLHVWGHFCLCYNDQKLVTETEYIKNYGIKDGDQVQLHFVRHQSINYNLRKRRQKRRCGALTQPRISDGCEEKESNGEEDDNQENQKKEIFRKREKFKLSMLLGGWFSYSKLTSPGRRKYEGKTSKSKFSSGLLGSFRKMVRIYNKKSAFSKNGMERGLMGSK
- the LOC100250997 gene encoding uncharacterized protein LOC100250997 isoform X4: MPTIDLDDIVPKVSRSAALRFSPLLVINGLSRKASFYWKLPQQPIKLSVLKLDGSCFQIEVTKTSTVAELKQAVEDAFSHLPKKGPGKISWLHVWGHFCLCYNDQKLVTETEYIKNYGIKDGDQLHFVRHQSINYNLRKRRQKRRCGALTQPRISDGCEEKESNGEEDDNQENQKKEIFRKREKFKLSMLLGGWFSYSKLTSPGRRKYEGKTSKSKFSSGLLGSFRKMVRIYNKKSAFSKNGMERGLMGSK
- the LOC100250997 gene encoding uncharacterized protein LOC100250997 isoform X1; translation: MPTIDLDDIVPKVSRSAALRFSPLLVINGLSRKASFYWKLPQQPIKLSVLKLDGSCFQIEVTKTSTVAELKQAVEDAFSHLPKKGPGKISWLHVWGHFCLCYNDQKLVTETEYIKNYGIKDGDQVQLHFVRHQSINYNLRKRRQKRRCGALTQPRMSSCRSDGCEEKESNGEEDDNQENQKKEIFRKREKFKLSMLLGGWFSYSKLTSPGRRKYEGKTSKSKFSSGLLGSFRKMVRIYNKKSAFSKNGMERGLMGSK
- the LOC100250997 gene encoding uncharacterized protein LOC100250997 isoform X2; translation: MPTIDLDDIVPKVSRSAALRFSPLLVINGLSRKASFYWKLPQQPIKLSVLKLDGSCFQIEVTKTSTVAELKQAVEDAFSHLPKKGPGKISWLHVWGHFCLCYNDQKLVTETEYIKNYGIKDGDQLHFVRHQSINYNLRKRRQKRRCGALTQPRMSSCRSDGCEEKESNGEEDDNQENQKKEIFRKREKFKLSMLLGGWFSYSKLTSPGRRKYEGKTSKSKFSSGLLGSFRKMVRIYNKKSAFSKNGMERGLMGSK
- the LOC109122511 gene encoding ATP synthase subunit b', chloroplastic; its protein translation is MANMIVASTKTLITSSPSLPPTTTTPRPKFHLPHISLPRLPKLLSLKSAALIAATTTTSLSLAPLPSMAEEIEKAALFEFNLTLPIMMAQFLLLMVALDKIYYSPLGKFMDERNAAIKEKLNSVKDTSGEVKQLEEQAAAVMKAVRAEISAALNQMKKETAAEVEMKLAEGRKKVEAELQEALAVLEKQKEDTIKALDSQIAALSQQIVNKVLPL